The Myxococcales bacterium DNA window TCGTTCGGTCTTGCGTCGCCGCGTCTTCGCACGACATGCCCAGGGTGAAGCGCGCCTGTGCGAAGGTCACGGCGCACGGACTGACGTTCAAGGTCTTGCTCGCGCTCCCAATGGAAACCGTCACCGAGCCCTTGAGGTCCACGTCGAAGGTTAGGTGAGACCACTGCTGCGGGGCGAAGGGAACCGCGGTCGCCTGGGCCGGCGCTCCCGTGGCGCCCACGTAGACCTCTACGAGCAGGTTCCGAATGTTGACGAAGATTCCGCACGCGCCGGCGCCGGCTTCGCCCTCGACGGTGAAGAGGCTGACGTCGTCGGCACCCATCATCGGGTAGAAGTCCAGGGCTCCTGCGAAGGCCGTCTTGCCACTCGCCAGCAGGCTGACGTTGGCTGAGAGACACCCGCTCGCGCCACGGGGAAGGTGGGACGTGAAGCCGTTCGGTGCAGAGACGAAGTGCTGCGGAGCGAGCTCGCCGACGCCGCCGCGCCTCTCGGTGAGACCGCCGTTCCACCTAGCTGGAAATTCTGGCGCGTCGAAGTCCTCGCAGAAGGGTTCCGTCTGGCCGGCGCAGAAGTTCTCAGCGGGCGCGCCGTCTCCCGCTGCCTTGATGCCCGCACTATCCGACTCGACGACTCCCCCGTCGGCGCGCGTCCCGCCGTCGGCGGGGTGGCTATCGACGCCAGCAAGATCGGAGGAATCCACCAGGAGTGAGCACGCCGCGAGCGCGCAGGCGCCGAGCGCGCTTGCGGTCACCAAACACGCCCTCACCCAACTTGGCGGTGTAGGCAGGAAGTGAACCCAGCGCACGTGAGGAGGATAGCGCCGCTTCGCTGCACAAGGGCGGCGGTTGTGCCAGAGTCGGGCGCAGACCGGGGGGCGCGGGTGATCGCTTTTCGGCACCGTCGTCCACTATGCGACAAGGGTGGGGCACTTCTTCTTCGGAGCGATCATGACAAAGCCTGACTTCCGCCTCTTTCCCGTTGGGTCACACACGCTGACGCGCCGCGAAGCTACCAGCGGGGTCCTCGCGGCCATTGGAGGCGCGTTTTTTTGCGCTTGTTCCTCGAGCTCGACGTCGTCGAGCAATCCAAGCGGCAGCACCGACGCAGGAGCCAACGCGTCACCCTCGGGGGATGCGGCGAGCGTCGCGACGGAGAACACGGCGGACAGCGGCGCGTCGCTCTGGGCCAAGGGCGGCACCAAGTCGATGAGCGGCAGCTACCCCGAGCCCTTCCCCACGGCGAGCGCGGCGTGCGTGGTCGTCGCCACCATGACGGAGGGGCCGTGCACCGAAGCCGTCGATCAGGTGCGCAAGGATGTAAGCGAAGGCGCCCCCGGGATCCCCGTGCGCCTCGCGCTCAAGGTCGTCGACGCGTCGTGCCAGGCCATCACTGGCGCCAAGGTGAAGATCTGGCACACGCAGATCACCGGCAGCTACTCCGGCGACACGCCGAACAACGGCATGTGCCTCAAGACGGCGCAAGATGGCCAGCAGCACTCGTTCCGCGGTGTTCAAACAAGCGACGCGAACGGCCGTGTCGACTTCGATACGTGTTTTCCTGGCTGGTATCCGGGCCGGGCCATTCACATCCACTTCACCGTCTCCCTGGCCGGCAAGTCGCACACTTCGCAGCTCGTCTTTGACCAAGCGCTCGTCGACGAGATCTTCTCGACGCATGAGGAATACAAGGGGTACGGCCTACCCGACACGACCAACGCGAAGGACAACGTCGTCGGCAACGTCGACCTGCCCACCTTCACGCTCACCGTGGCGCGGATGGCCGACGGCGCGATGCTCGCGGCGAAGGAGCTCGTGGTCAGCGTCGCCTGAATCGCACCCTAACGAACGCGGTCCGAGTCGGGGACCAAGATCATCGCGCTCTGCGGCGGCACCGTGACGTCGAGCGTTTGGTCGCCTTTCACGACGACCTCGGTGGCTTCGGGCCCGAGGACGTCGACGAGCTTGGTGCCGGCTCGGATGGCCGTCCGCAGCACTTTCGCGGGCGGTCCGCCGCTTCCGGGCGCGCTCGGGTGGCGGGCGTTGGTGTTTAGGATCACCACCACCACGGCGCCGTCTTCGGTCTTGCGTTCGAAGGCGAAGAGCCCCGCGTCCCGCTCTTCACCGACCGCAGACGTGGCGTAGCGGAGCTCCAGATCCCCTCGCCGAAGTGGCGCGTACGCGCGCCGCAACCGTGCGAGCTTCGCCATGTGTCGGAAGGTGTCGCCGCTCGTGGGAAAGCCCGTGTCCCAGAGCACCTCACGGTTCGCCGGATCGTTGCCGCCCTTGAAGTCTTGCTCCGTGCCGTAATAGACGCAGGGCATGCCCTCTTCCGTGTAGAGGAGCGTAAGCGCGTTTCGAAGCGCCGCCGTGTCGCCAGCGGCGTCGAAGAGGAAGCGCGGCCGATCGTGGTTGTCCAAGAAGTTCACGAGGGCCTTCGTCGGCGGCACGCCGATGCCGTTCTCCTGTGGCTCGGTGCCGTAGTTCTTCGGTCGCTCGGCCCAGAGATCGGCGATCTGCTGGGTGCCCTTTTGCGCCTTGGCGTCATGCGCCAGCTGAAACACGTCGCGGTAGACGGAGAAATGCTGGGAGAAATAGAACGCCGAGTCGAGCTCGCCGGGCTTGGTGTAGCTGCCGATGAGCGAGTCTTTGCCATCGAAGATCTCCCCGAACATCAGGAAGTTCTTCTTGCCCTGCCGGGCGAGGCGCTCGCGAACGTTGCGCGTGAAGACCTGCCAGAACTCGTGCTCCACGTGCTTGACGGTGTCGATGCGGAAGCCATCGAAGTCGACCTCCTCGACCCAATGCGCGAAGACGTCGACGAGCGTCTCACGCACCTTGGGGAGCTCCGTGGCCAGGTCTTTCAGGCCCCCCGGGAAGTCACCGAGCATCACCTGCTGATCGTTGTCGTAGTTCGTGATGCGGCCCATGCCGTGGTACGCCGACGCCTCGCCGAGGATGCCCGGCTTGGGCGGCGTCCGGTGGATCGCCGGCACGTCGAAGAAGATGAGCGGCGCGCGCCCCGCGAGGCCCAACGACGTGGACGCTTGAATGCCTCGCGGATCGAAGTCCGGATCGAACTCGGTAACTCGCTCGACGGGCGAGGTCCCGCCGGTGCCGCCGGTTTGGATGTCGGCCTTCCCGTTCATGTTCATGTCGTAGAAGAAGACCTGCCCCATGTGGTTGGTGACCACGTCGAGGATGCGCTTCATGCCGTTCTCGTGGAGGCGCTTCGAGAGCGAGCGCAAGGTCACGATGTCGCCGAAGTGCGGGTTCACCTCGGTCAAGTCTTGCGCCCAATAGCCGTGGTAAGCGTCGACGTCGGCGTCGGTCTCGACGTTCTTGACGATCGGCGAGATCCACACCGTCGTGATGCCGAGTTCCTTTAAGTACGGGATGCGGTTCTCGAGGCCGCGCCAGTCGCCGCCTTGGTAGCGAGCCAAGGCGCCAACGCCCGGCCGCCGCTGCACGCCAAAGTCGTTGTTCGGATCGCCGTTGTCGAAGCGGTCGACGAGGACTTGGTAGAGGACCTCGTCGCGCCAGTCTTGAACGTGCGTTGCCATGGCCTTGCTGGTGGCTTCCGGCGGGAGCTCGACGCAGCCTGGCGCCGCTAGCGCGAGCGAGAGCGCTGCGAGGGCGGCGGCGGAGCGGAGTGGCGCAAAGGGGCTCTTGCGAAGGGATAGACGATGGGCCATGGCGCTCACGGATAAGACGAGGAGTTGAACCACCACTCGACGGTCAGGCCCGCGTAGTGCTCGAGGCGTCGCTCTCGAAATCGATCGCCTTCGGGATAAAGCGCACGGGCTCCGCCGTCGCGGGCTGTCGCGAGGTAAACAAGGCCGATGATGGGGCGCTTGAACGTGCCGCGACCGGCCGGCGAGAAGTAGGGCAAGACGCCGCCGCGGACGAGCGTCGCCGTGAGCGGTCCGTCGCCCTCCGGCGAGAGCACGGCGTAGCGACGCGCTTGGATGCTTCCCTCGAGGGAGAGGCCGAAGTGCTCCGCGAAGAACCAAGACGGGCGCACGATGGCGACGGCCTCGTCGTATTTCGAGAATGTCGTAGGCGAAGGGCCAGCGTCGCGGAACCAACGGAAGAGCGCTGCGCCGTTGACGCCGAAGGCGCCGCCCTCGACGTTTCCGGAGAGCACCACGCGCGTCTCCGACGCGCCCTGCGTCGTGCGCTCGAGGGAAAACGTGTCGGGTGTCGCCAAGGGGTCGTAGGCGGCGAGGCCCTGCGCGTGTCGCAAGACGAGCGAGGCGTGCGTGTCGCGCTGGCCCGTGAAGAACGTGAGCTGGCTCCCGAGCATCCAGCCGGTGTCGCTCGGCAACGATACGTCCTGGTTCGTGTTCGTGTCGCGGCGCGCACCGGCGGAGACTTGGTGCGCCTCGCCGTAGCCGATGGCCTTGAAGCCAGCCTTCTCCATTCCGCGGAAATAGGTGCGATCCGCGCCGTTGCGGAAGAACTGCGTGACCTTTAGCGTCTCGATGGTTCGGGGACGATCGAGGTAGGTGATCGATTGCGCGCCGACGCCGAAGGGGGCCGTCGCCGGGATCTCCTGCGACTGATAGAGCGTGTCCAAGCGCGACATGCCCGCGTGCAGCGCCACCTGCGTGTCGGTCGCCTCGAAGGTCTTGCCGATGCCGCCGCCGACGGTGTTCTGGTTGTCGAGCGGCCACAGGTTGAGGAGGTACACGTCGTCGCCGCGGACCATGCGGACGCCGCCCCAGATCGTGACGCCGTGGAGCTGCCCTTGCGCGTAGAGCTGCCGGACGGCGATGGTCGTGTCGAGCTTGCCGCTGAAATGAAAGAACGGTGGCAGGAGCGCGAGCGTGGAGACGACGCGTGTGGCGACGCCGCCGGGCAAGGTGTCCTCGCGGCGTAGCTCCAGCTCGGCGTAGCTCTCCTCGTCGAGGCGCGAGCCAAAGGCGACGACGTCAGCGCCGCGTCCCGTGCCGCCGCGCAGATCGCTGGCGACGTTGACGCGACCGTAGGAGCCAAACTCGAAGCGTCCACGGGACGCGTCGCGCTCCGCAGGAGCTTCTGTTTCGGCCTTCTTGGGTGCGGCCACGGGCTCAGCGATCGCTGTGGCCGGCGTGGGTGCGGGCGTGGTGGCCTCGTGAGCGACGGGAGCAGGCTCGCCATCGGCTCGCGCCGCGCGGCTCGCTCCAAGGGTTGCCAGGACGACAAGCCAGGAAGAGGCCGGGGGCAGCTTTTTTCGTGCGGCGCGCATCGGGCGAGGGCCTTCTACCAGGGGTTTCCGCTAGCGGCTACGTGATGCGAAGCGCCCGCTTCGGGGAGGCGCACGGGCGACGACGCGAGGGCAATCCACCATCGTCTTCGGCGCCGCGCAGGCGTCTCGCCGAGCGCAATTTTCCAGTGTGGCGCTGCACTGCATGTCGCTCGGAGCGTGGCACGGGCCACGCAGGTTCGTGGATACCGGGATGAAGCAGACAAGCGCCTACACATGCCTTGCGGCGCGAATCCCGGCCACTCGCACTTTCTTCGTCAAGGTCTGCGTCTCCTCGAACAGACAACTGGATCCCTCATCCACGAAAGTGCCGGTGCATGAAAGCAGTCGCGTTCCACTACCGCCAAGACACGGAAGCCACGACCCGAAAATCCTCGGAGGCGGAGGAACTCGACCTCGCTGCGCTCGAGCTCGTGCAGGGTGGCCTCGCCGTGCCCACCGGCGGTTCCGTTCGGGAGGAGCAGTCGCAGTACTCCTGGTTTGGAATGACGTACACGCAGACCCATCGAACGGCGCACGACGCGGAAGGCAACGTCGTCGGCACCGAGTTGTACCGGCCCGGTAGCGTGTGGAGTGACACGACCGAGCGAACGTCTACCGGAACGCGAACGACCTATGACACGGGCGGCACAGGTCTCGCGGCGCAGCTCACAACCCAACACGACAACGACGGTCGCTTCGTTGGCGCCGGCGTCGACGCACGCGCCAACGTGAGCGTCGGCGACTTCAACGTCACCGGGAACCTCCGAGGCAACGTCGACGTCGGGCGGGATGAGCAGGGCAACCTCAGCCGCGTCGGCGCGGGGGTGCACGCCGACGCCGCTATCGCCCACGAGCCTACGGGCCTCGGCGTTCGCGTCGGCGCCAACGCGAACGTGACCGGTCAAGTGACGCGCGACGAAGGCGGCAACATCACGGGGCTCGACGCGCGGGGCACCGTCGCGGTGCCGCTCGATTTGGAGCACAACGGCGAGCGCCTCATCGGGATTAACCTCAAGGGGGCCGAGCTGGGCGCGAGGGTTCAGACCAACCCCGACGGCAGCTACGAAGCGAACGTCGACGCGAGGGTCACGAGCTTGGGCCGGTCTGTTGGCGGCGAGGGGCACATTCGCGGCGACGATACGTCGACCGACTTCGGCGCGAGCGCCAGCTACCATCGTCAACTGGCGGGCCCGTACGGCGCGCAATTTACGAGTCGAGCGGGCTTCGACGCGAGCCTCGGCGACAATCCGGAGCTTCGCCTCGGCGCTGACGCTCGCGCCACGATTTTCAATCGCGAGATCGCGGCGGGGTCCGTCGGCGTGACCGTCGACGGGGATGGCCTTCGCACCGACGGCAACTTCCGGCACGTGGATGTGCCCAACATTGGCGACATCGACCTCTCGAAGATCCCGGTGCCGTCGCTGCCGGAGATCACCGTGCCGCCCGTTGGGCTGCCGGAGCAATTGCCGGACATTCGTTGGAACCCCACGGGCCTTCCGGGAAATCCCGCGAACGCGACCAACGACGCGTTCCAGCCGGAGCCGTCCGGTGTCGTCGGCGTTCCCACGGAGCCGGTACCCACGCCGAGCGAGCCGAGTCCGTGGGAAGAGAGCGTTCCGACGCAAGCGCCAGCACCGGAAGCCAGCACTGCGCCCACGCCGGCGGAAGTGCAGGAGCAAGCGCCAGAGCCGGTGCCCGAGGCGCCGCAAGCGCAGCCCGAAGAAGCTCAGATGGCCGACGTCTACGAGCCCCAACCTTCGGAGGCCGTGGCGTAGCGAAGCGCTTCAGCCCAGCTTCTCGAGGAGCCGTCTCCGTCGATAGAGGCCGCGTCGGCCTCGCGAAAAGGCCTCGCAGTGCGGCTTACGCCCGGAAGTATTGCCGCCTCGGCGTGACGGAGACGCATCGTGCGTCGGACGAGTTCTAGGCTCCTTCCCGGAGGAGCCGATGAAGACAATCTCGTGGCGAGCGCAAGCGTCCTTCTGGTTGTGGACCCTTGTCGTCGTGATCGGCTGCGGCGGCGAAGGACGCGTGAAGGACCGCGATGCGGGGGCTGCCGACTTTGCGTCGCCAACGGGGTCACCGACCAACGAGGCACCCGCGCCGGGCTTCGGCGAGGGCGGCACCGTGGCTTCGTGCTCGGGCAATCAATCGACCACCATCCGCGGGCGTGTCTTCGACCCCGCGGGGCGCGTGCCGCTCTATGGCATCGCCGTGTATGCGCCGAGCGGCGCGCTGCCGCAGTTCACCGACGGCGCGTCGTGCGACCGATGCGAGACGCCCGTTCACGCTTATGCGAGCGCCCTCACGGACGAGGCGGGAGAGTTCG harbors:
- a CDS encoding alpha-amylase, which produces MAHRLSLRKSPFAPLRSAAALAALSLALAAPGCVELPPEATSKAMATHVQDWRDEVLYQVLVDRFDNGDPNNDFGVQRRPGVGALARYQGGDWRGLENRIPYLKELGITTVWISPIVKNVETDADVDAYHGYWAQDLTEVNPHFGDIVTLRSLSKRLHENGMKRILDVVTNHMGQVFFYDMNMNGKADIQTGGTGGTSPVERVTEFDPDFDPRGIQASTSLGLAGRAPLIFFDVPAIHRTPPKPGILGEASAYHGMGRITNYDNDQQVMLGDFPGGLKDLATELPKVRETLVDVFAHWVEEVDFDGFRIDTVKHVEHEFWQVFTRNVRERLARQGKKNFLMFGEIFDGKDSLIGSYTKPGELDSAFYFSQHFSVYRDVFQLAHDAKAQKGTQQIADLWAERPKNYGTEPQENGIGVPPTKALVNFLDNHDRPRFLFDAAGDTAALRNALTLLYTEEGMPCVYYGTEQDFKGGNDPANREVLWDTGFPTSGDTFRHMAKLARLRRAYAPLRRGDLELRYATSAVGEERDAGLFAFERKTEDGAVVVVILNTNARHPSAPGSGGPPAKVLRTAIRAGTKLVDVLGPEATEVVVKGDQTLDVTVPPQSAMILVPDSDRVR
- a CDS encoding carbohydrate porin codes for the protein MRAARKKLPPASSWLVVLATLGASRAARADGEPAPVAHEATTPAPTPATAIAEPVAAPKKAETEAPAERDASRGRFEFGSYGRVNVASDLRGGTGRGADVVAFGSRLDEESYAELELRREDTLPGGVATRVVSTLALLPPFFHFSGKLDTTIAVRQLYAQGQLHGVTIWGGVRMVRGDDVYLLNLWPLDNQNTVGGGIGKTFEATDTQVALHAGMSRLDTLYQSQEIPATAPFGVGAQSITYLDRPRTIETLKVTQFFRNGADRTYFRGMEKAGFKAIGYGEAHQVSAGARRDTNTNQDVSLPSDTGWMLGSQLTFFTGQRDTHASLVLRHAQGLAAYDPLATPDTFSLERTTQGASETRVVLSGNVEGGAFGVNGAALFRWFRDAGPSPTTFSKYDEAVAIVRPSWFFAEHFGLSLEGSIQARRYAVLSPEGDGPLTATLVRGGVLPYFSPAGRGTFKRPIIGLVYLATARDGGARALYPEGDRFRERRLEHYAGLTVEWWFNSSSYP
- a CDS encoding protocatechuate 3,4-dioxygenase, producing the protein MTKPDFRLFPVGSHTLTRREATSGVLAAIGGAFFCACSSSSTSSSNPSGSTDAGANASPSGDAASVATENTADSGASLWAKGGTKSMSGSYPEPFPTASAACVVVATMTEGPCTEAVDQVRKDVSEGAPGIPVRLALKVVDASCQAITGAKVKIWHTQITGSYSGDTPNNGMCLKTAQDGQQHSFRGVQTSDANGRVDFDTCFPGWYPGRAIHIHFTVSLAGKSHTSQLVFDQALVDEIFSTHEEYKGYGLPDTTNAKDNVVGNVDLPTFTLTVARMADGAMLAAKELVVSVA